A genomic window from Oceanobacillus timonensis includes:
- a CDS encoding glycerate kinase: MKVIIAPDSFKGSLSAPDVANSINKGVKKAYAGIKTVLLPVADGGEGTLETLISATNGKTVETPVIGPMGDEINASYGILGDGKTCIIEMATASGFMLVSENKLSPLQATTFGTGQLIKKALDDGFSSFIITLGGSATNDGGVGMLQALGMKILDAKGRFLSYGGGYLNEIDAIDVRTFDKRIKKSKFVIASDVQNPLTGLNGASHIFGPQKGASSEDIKLLDDNLSYWADKVAELTGIYLHNLPGAGAAGGLGGALKAFFSAEIKRGIDVVLDYIKLNDHLLHADLVITGEGCVDHQTNSGKTPLGVAQAAKKENVPTIILTGTIGNEIEKLYDYGVVSVNSIIDKPMSLNESMSKTSQLLERSAEQITRSYFYNCMRI; encoded by the coding sequence ATGAAAGTTATCATAGCTCCAGACTCATTTAAGGGAAGTTTAAGTGCTCCTGATGTAGCAAATTCCATAAACAAAGGTGTAAAAAAAGCCTATGCTGGCATTAAAACGGTATTATTACCTGTGGCTGATGGTGGAGAGGGAACTCTAGAAACTTTAATTTCAGCAACAAATGGTAAGACTGTAGAAACTCCTGTTATTGGGCCTATGGGAGATGAAATAAACGCGTCTTATGGAATTTTAGGTGATGGTAAAACTTGTATTATTGAAATGGCAACAGCTTCGGGCTTTATGCTTGTTTCAGAAAATAAGTTATCTCCACTACAAGCAACAACTTTTGGAACAGGACAATTGATTAAAAAGGCACTCGATGATGGATTTTCGTCCTTTATTATTACTTTAGGGGGTTCAGCTACAAATGATGGAGGAGTAGGAATGCTTCAAGCGCTAGGAATGAAAATTCTAGACGCCAAAGGGAGATTTCTGAGTTATGGAGGTGGATATCTAAATGAAATTGATGCAATTGATGTAAGAACGTTTGACAAAAGAATTAAAAAAAGTAAATTTGTTATTGCTTCCGATGTACAAAATCCGCTAACTGGATTAAATGGAGCCTCCCATATCTTTGGACCACAAAAAGGAGCTTCATCTGAAGATATTAAATTACTTGATGATAATCTTTCCTATTGGGCAGATAAAGTTGCTGAATTAACTGGTATTTATCTTCACAATCTACCTGGAGCAGGAGCAGCTGGGGGATTAGGGGGAGCTTTAAAAGCATTTTTTTCGGCTGAGATAAAAAGAGGAATAGATGTAGTACTCGATTATATTAAATTGAATGATCATTTGTTGCATGCAGATTTAGTAATCACTGGTGAAGGATGTGTTGATCATCAAACAAATTCAGGAAAAACACCTCTAGGAGTTGCACAAGCAGCAAAAAAGGAAAATGTTCCGACTATTATTTTAACTGGAACCATAGGTAACGAAATCGAAAAACTTTATGATTATGGTGTTGTAAGTGTTAACAGCATTATCGATAAGCCAATGTCTCTTAATGAATCTATGAGTAAAACTTCTCAATTGTTGGAGAGAAGCGCTGAACAGATTACACGCTCTTATTTTTATAATTGTATGAGAATATGA
- a CDS encoding CdaR family transcriptional regulator, whose translation MLTKKIANSIVEETSIRLHRNVNIMNTEGIIIATRDNSRIGTFHKGALEVLQSGETQVIFAEQESWTGTQPGINLPIVFQEKMIGVIGVTGDPVEMGDVGELVKMTTELMIRQEFVVSQMEWKQRTKEMIMEQLMKKEPSFSEIDRGLSLLRINFGPPFTIMTIQITERSITNQKLIQKLEETIGDENGIVGFINVNRLIVAISGLEEKKIAQKIENVYAILKKQSVVFRIAYSLPFYRLKEFSQAYLDCAITLNISEPNKEIISFSEIEAKSLIYQVDDDITKRFSYRVLKNLDENKINTLEAFLANDLNIQKAADALYVHRNTFIYRLHKIIEGTGYDPRKFQEALILQVALWISKKGKR comes from the coding sequence ATGTTAACGAAAAAAATTGCAAATTCTATTGTGGAAGAAACGTCGATTCGCCTTCACCGAAACGTTAATATTATGAATACCGAGGGAATAATTATAGCTACACGTGACAATTCTAGAATAGGTACCTTTCATAAAGGAGCACTAGAGGTTCTGCAGAGTGGTGAAACCCAAGTTATTTTTGCTGAGCAGGAATCATGGACTGGAACACAGCCTGGTATCAATCTTCCTATTGTTTTTCAGGAGAAGATGATTGGAGTCATAGGAGTTACAGGGGACCCTGTTGAAATGGGAGATGTTGGAGAATTGGTGAAGATGACCACAGAACTTATGATTAGGCAGGAATTTGTTGTCTCACAAATGGAATGGAAGCAACGAACGAAAGAAATGATTATGGAACAGTTGATGAAAAAGGAACCTTCTTTTAGCGAGATTGATAGGGGGCTCAGCCTGCTTCGGATTAATTTTGGTCCTCCTTTTACCATAATGACAATACAAATAACAGAACGATCGATTACAAACCAGAAATTGATTCAAAAATTGGAGGAAACGATTGGAGATGAGAATGGGATAGTTGGATTTATTAACGTAAATCGATTAATTGTAGCAATTTCCGGTTTAGAAGAGAAAAAAATAGCACAAAAAATAGAAAATGTTTATGCTATATTGAAGAAACAAAGTGTTGTTTTTAGGATCGCTTATAGTTTACCTTTCTATAGATTGAAAGAATTCAGTCAGGCTTATTTGGATTGTGCTATAACATTAAACATAAGTGAACCTAACAAGGAAATCATTTCCTTTTCTGAAATTGAAGCAAAATCTCTAATTTATCAAGTCGATGATGATATCACAAAGCGGTTTTCTTATCGTGTTCTGAAAAATTTGGATGAAAATAAAATAAATACACTAGAAGCCTTTTTGGCAAATGACCTTAATATCCAAAAGGCAGCTGATGCTTTGTATGTACATCGAAATACGTTTATTTATAGGCTTCATAAAATTATAGAAGGGACGGGATATGATCCAAGAAAGTTTCAAGAAGCTTTGATATTGCAAGTGGCATTATGGATTTCGAAGAAGGGTAAAAGGTGA
- a CDS encoding BglG family transcription antiterminator, which translates to MVNLTRRQKKLLRLMLSEKGFKTIKSYASMMQVSERTMYSDLEIIRQFLEENNAKLQKKPGTGVKVQMKQEVKDRMLNAMDMFNDKMIPLSTNERKIDILKQLLLSEKTTSLQKLSETYLVSKSSLVNDLDEIEVWVQPYHIKLIRDRRGTQIIGDEKNKRKAIAEIIIRNIHYDFSDEEKFPQSRVELGIFKRLASIFGTSDLMIVEEIISEAEKQLNYYIIEPYYTNLITHVLISISRITSGYKIDNISNNERHGDRDKTYFVTCFIAGQITENFGIDIPEKEVIYLHQYILGSGKSKDMTHADLSELIHGIDEDTRSVVTEMITLSSRIVHMDFSADKELYLGLLMHVKPMLNRLYYSIHIKNQLLSDIKEQYSGTFAMTLLASSAIENQLDLRVNEDEIGYLTTYFQAAIERQMTVKNVIVVCPDGIGTSELIANRIKRYLPQFNVKATMPLTELNKIDRSDEHIDFIISTVPIPFDSLPVVVVSPLVNEIDLKNISSFTTNLSVSHLIKENTSYYELLRFLESDLIFCDVDFQDKKTVIHFMCRQLANKGYVSRNYGDSVIEREQTTPTSIGKCVAMPHGDSRHVQETKVSIAILKHAIDWGHGVKVKMIFMIAVKMDETISKKIIRDFYRLFESENTLNKVISSNTPEELLHVLKGSSRYLESVNG; encoded by the coding sequence ATGGTCAACTTAACTAGAAGGCAAAAAAAGTTATTGCGTCTGATGTTAAGCGAAAAAGGGTTTAAGACAATAAAAAGTTATGCTTCCATGATGCAGGTTTCAGAGAGAACGATGTATAGTGACCTCGAAATAATTAGGCAGTTTTTAGAAGAAAATAATGCAAAGCTGCAAAAAAAGCCGGGTACTGGGGTAAAGGTTCAAATGAAGCAAGAAGTGAAGGACCGAATGCTAAATGCGATGGACATGTTTAACGATAAAATGATACCGCTTTCTACAAATGAGAGAAAAATAGACATCCTGAAGCAGCTGTTATTATCGGAAAAAACGACGTCGTTACAAAAACTCTCTGAAACGTATTTAGTAAGTAAAAGTTCTTTAGTGAATGATTTAGATGAGATTGAAGTGTGGGTTCAGCCCTATCATATTAAGCTGATTCGGGATAGAAGAGGCACGCAAATTATAGGAGACGAAAAAAATAAGAGGAAGGCCATTGCGGAAATAATTATAAGAAATATTCATTATGATTTCTCCGATGAAGAAAAATTTCCGCAAAGTCGGGTAGAACTTGGCATTTTTAAAAGGTTAGCCAGTATTTTTGGGACTTCTGATTTGATGATTGTAGAGGAAATTATCAGTGAAGCCGAAAAGCAATTAAACTACTATATTATCGAACCTTATTACACGAATTTAATCACCCATGTCTTAATCTCCATCAGCCGGATTACAAGCGGATATAAGATTGATAATATCTCGAATAATGAGAGGCACGGCGATAGGGACAAGACATACTTCGTGACTTGCTTTATTGCAGGGCAAATAACGGAAAACTTTGGTATCGATATTCCGGAAAAAGAGGTTATCTACTTGCATCAATATATCCTTGGTTCCGGAAAAAGTAAAGACATGACGCATGCGGATTTAAGCGAATTAATACATGGAATCGATGAGGATACCCGTTCTGTTGTCACAGAAATGATAACGCTGTCATCGCGAATTGTTCATATGGATTTTTCTGCTGATAAAGAATTGTACTTAGGGCTGCTGATGCATGTGAAGCCTATGTTAAATCGGCTGTATTATTCCATTCATATAAAAAATCAACTGTTAAGCGATATTAAAGAACAGTATTCCGGCACGTTTGCCATGACTCTTCTTGCCAGTTCGGCTATTGAGAACCAATTGGATTTAAGAGTAAATGAAGATGAAATCGGTTATCTAACGACCTATTTCCAGGCTGCTATTGAAAGACAGATGACAGTAAAAAATGTCATTGTTGTCTGTCCGGATGGCATAGGGACTTCCGAATTGATTGCCAACCGAATAAAAAGATATTTACCTCAATTTAATGTAAAAGCAACGATGCCGCTTACGGAGTTAAACAAGATAGATCGTAGTGATGAACATATCGATTTTATTATATCTACGGTGCCTATTCCATTTGATTCGCTACCGGTCGTTGTGGTCTCGCCTTTAGTAAACGAAATAGATTTGAAAAATATATCAAGCTTTACGACGAATTTATCTGTTTCCCATTTGATAAAAGAAAATACTTCTTACTATGAGTTGCTACGTTTTTTAGAAAGCGATCTTATATTTTGCGATGTCGATTTTCAAGATAAAAAAACGGTGATTCATTTTATGTGCAGGCAACTTGCCAATAAAGGGTATGTCAGCCGGAATTATGGAGATTCCGTTATAGAACGGGAACAAACAACACCAACGTCAATAGGGAAATGCGTTGCCATGCCACATGGGGATTCAAGACATGTACAAGAGACGAAAGTATCCATTGCTATTTTAAAACATGCAATCGATTGGGGGCATGGCGTAAAAGTGAAAATGATTTTTATGATTGCCGTCAAAATGGATGAAACGATCTCCAAGAAAATTATTCGGGATTTTTACCGGCTATTTGAATCTGAAAATACGCTAAACAAGGTTATTTCCAGTAATACGCCGGAAGAACTGCTTCATGTTTTAAAAGGATCCAGCAGGTATTTGGAAAGTGTAAATGGCTAA
- a CDS encoding PTS fructose transporter subunit IIC: MSKIKIVAATGCPTGIAHTFMAAEALMHAAEKLGAEIKVETHGQVGIENQLTKEEIEQADGVIIAADKDVLADRFSGKPVIDVSVSRAIKDPETLIQSIINGEAKTYRSSNQTEQLDEGNDDYEKKSVARIIYQHLMNGISHMLPFVVGGGVLIALSFLFGINSADPDDPSYSAFAAFLNNSGSIAFNLMLPILAGYIASSISQRSGLVAGFIGGMIADQGGAGFLGALIAGFLAGYLMMYLSRALKGIPESLNGLKAIFILPLVGIFAISGIMTLLVVPMSSINTWMQEFVTGFQGASPILLGIIVGCMGASDLGGPINKAAYVTALALLADGNYYFMAGVFSASMTPPLITAFAVVFFKKYFNQSDRSAGIVNFVLGSTQITEGAIPFAAKNPIVMIPIFMLGSSISTALTYLMAVQVPAPHGGFLIFPVATNGLLWVAAVLIGSITGSILYGLYQKRAFHKNATLNASDHTERTGIKHVG, from the coding sequence TTGAGCAAAATAAAAATTGTCGCTGCAACGGGTTGTCCAACGGGGATAGCACATACGTTTATGGCTGCGGAAGCTTTAATGCATGCAGCAGAAAAGTTAGGAGCGGAGATAAAAGTAGAGACACACGGTCAAGTAGGAATAGAAAATCAATTAACAAAAGAAGAAATTGAACAGGCGGATGGTGTCATTATTGCTGCGGATAAAGATGTGTTAGCAGATCGATTTTCCGGAAAACCGGTGATAGATGTTTCGGTTTCCAGAGCGATAAAAGATCCGGAAACGCTGATACAATCCATTATCAATGGAGAAGCAAAAACCTATCGATCCAGTAACCAGACGGAGCAATTAGATGAAGGGAATGACGACTATGAAAAGAAATCCGTAGCCAGAATCATATATCAACATTTAATGAATGGTATTTCGCATATGCTTCCTTTTGTTGTCGGAGGCGGAGTTTTAATCGCGTTATCCTTCTTGTTTGGTATTAACTCAGCTGATCCTGATGATCCATCTTATTCGGCTTTTGCAGCATTCCTGAATAATTCCGGAAGTATTGCCTTCAATTTAATGCTTCCTATTCTGGCAGGTTATATTGCATCATCCATTTCGCAAAGGTCCGGGCTGGTAGCAGGATTTATAGGCGGTATGATTGCTGACCAAGGCGGGGCAGGCTTTCTGGGTGCATTGATTGCGGGTTTTTTAGCTGGATATCTGATGATGTACTTATCCAGAGCTTTAAAAGGGATTCCAGAATCGTTAAATGGATTAAAAGCAATTTTTATTTTGCCTTTAGTAGGGATTTTTGCCATCTCTGGAATAATGACTCTATTGGTCGTTCCGATGTCGTCTATTAATACGTGGATGCAAGAATTTGTCACCGGCTTTCAGGGAGCCAGTCCCATCCTTTTAGGAATCATAGTAGGTTGTATGGGCGCATCTGACTTAGGAGGTCCAATTAATAAAGCAGCTTATGTAACCGCATTAGCTTTGTTAGCGGATGGAAACTATTATTTTATGGCTGGCGTTTTCTCTGCCAGTATGACGCCACCGTTGATTACCGCTTTTGCAGTGGTATTTTTCAAAAAATATTTTAACCAATCGGACCGGAGTGCTGGTATTGTCAATTTCGTATTAGGTTCTACACAAATTACAGAAGGAGCTATTCCATTTGCGGCAAAAAATCCGATCGTGATGATTCCCATTTTCATGCTGGGGTCTTCCATTTCTACTGCTTTAACGTATCTCATGGCGGTTCAAGTTCCAGCTCCGCATGGCGGGTTTCTGATATTCCCTGTCGCAACGAATGGCTTGTTATGGGTAGCAGCTGTTTTAATTGGATCAATCACTGGCTCCATCCTTTATGGACTTTATCAAAAAAGAGCATTCCATAAGAATGCAACATTAAACGCATCAGATCATACAGAAAGGACGGGAATAAAACATGTTGGATAA
- a CDS encoding PTS sugar transporter subunit IIA — protein sequence MLDKDVLQLENIFLHETLTSKQEIFERIAEIAFHKRAIDCQKDIVDGLFERENQSTTGFLDGFAIPHVISNKVNQVSVFILKNEQGIDWESMDGQETIFFIALLIPEESQSHHLKILSSIAKLLMDEKIRQKLLQAANKEEIYGLLTPAVYQG from the coding sequence ATGTTGGATAAAGATGTATTGCAATTAGAAAATATATTTTTGCATGAAACATTAACATCAAAACAGGAAATATTTGAGCGCATAGCCGAAATCGCATTCCATAAGCGGGCTATTGATTGTCAAAAGGACATCGTGGACGGCCTATTTGAACGGGAAAACCAATCCACCACAGGTTTTTTAGATGGATTTGCCATCCCGCATGTCATATCGAATAAGGTAAATCAGGTCAGTGTGTTCATTTTAAAAAATGAACAAGGAATCGATTGGGAATCCATGGATGGGCAAGAAACGATATTCTTTATTGCTTTATTGATACCGGAAGAGAGCCAGAGTCATCATCTAAAAATACTCTCTTCCATTGCAAAACTGTTAATGGATGAAAAAATAAGGCAAAAACTGCTTCAGGCTGCCAACAAGGAAGAAATATATGGTTTGTTAACACCTGCAGTATACCAGGGGTAA
- a CDS encoding class I fructose-bisphosphate aldolase, with translation MSIAYRMSKIFRPETGNTFILPVDHGLSLGYVEGLENPAQVLKNLKSDDVDTVLIADGLANQCDDVFFGRNAPAKMLCADIFYEEDGELFQKLVFSPETALKKGYDCLKLILFWDRPAKERIEFVDLIAQCIEEAHKLDLPVLVEPLTRHPIDDHEEYIQVLSDGVRTAFELGADILKVPHPGDAEVLKKWVEYYQVPFILLGGGKSGTIEDLKTSVQEAIDVGVRGVAIGRNIWQRSPEEAKELMASFSDIVHKREGSLRR, from the coding sequence TTGAGTATTGCATATCGCATGTCAAAAATTTTCAGACCAGAAACAGGGAACACATTTATATTACCGGTGGATCATGGACTTTCTTTAGGGTATGTGGAGGGATTAGAAAATCCAGCTCAAGTTTTAAAAAATTTAAAGAGTGATGATGTGGATACCGTTTTAATTGCCGATGGATTAGCCAATCAATGTGATGACGTTTTCTTTGGAAGAAACGCGCCAGCAAAAATGTTATGTGCTGATATTTTTTACGAAGAAGATGGAGAATTATTTCAAAAGCTGGTATTTTCCCCGGAAACGGCTTTGAAAAAAGGGTATGATTGCCTGAAATTAATTTTATTCTGGGATAGACCGGCAAAAGAACGTATTGAATTTGTGGATCTCATTGCCCAATGTATTGAAGAAGCTCATAAATTGGATTTGCCAGTATTAGTAGAGCCATTAACAAGACATCCGATAGATGATCATGAAGAATATATTCAAGTATTATCGGACGGCGTTAGAACAGCTTTTGAATTAGGTGCCGATATTTTGAAAGTGCCGCACCCAGGGGATGCAGAAGTTCTAAAAAAATGGGTGGAATACTACCAAGTACCTTTCATTTTATTAGGCGGAGGAAAAAGCGGAACAATTGAAGATTTAAAAACTTCCGTACAGGAAGCAATTGATGTAGGCGTTCGAGGAGTAGCCATTGGAAGAAATATTTGGCAAAGATCACCGGAAGAAGCAAAAGAATTGATGGCCAGCTTCTCGGATATTGTACACAAGAGGGAAGGAAGTTTAAGAAGATAA
- a CDS encoding cupin domain-containing protein has translation MAKLLDILENFPFNKDEKRPMLIRKQDYSTALYPPNNAFTSDNTFTLVSTDTFMLGIYELGPGGAFAPLDIHPGDETYYILNGPVVQRSGNGQFAYLETGEGLYMPEGAWHCGHNFSNEKARILYFITPKAWSEAIPPAVIPSESETKFYKGPNNHELPDMKGKIKNTARQGCTDDIGSWPVEAEEARKAGAVYAVRENEKLNNIHGTEHPMLLRFISSNNYGHMGEMILPAGGYGPRCSDPDTHKGDGALYCIDGPITINLIDREESFVLEPEDTFFLPAGTKYQLVNFEGQPSKVIFSITEL, from the coding sequence ATGGCGAAACTACTAGATATACTAGAAAACTTTCCTTTTAACAAAGATGAAAAAAGACCGATGTTAATTCGAAAACAAGATTATTCCACGGCATTATACCCGCCGAATAATGCTTTCACTTCTGACAATACATTCACATTGGTTTCCACAGATACTTTTATGCTGGGAATCTATGAATTAGGCCCAGGAGGAGCTTTTGCACCATTAGATATTCACCCGGGAGATGAAACGTATTATATATTGAATGGCCCCGTGGTGCAGCGCAGCGGAAATGGCCAGTTTGCCTATTTGGAAACGGGTGAAGGCTTGTATATGCCAGAGGGCGCTTGGCATTGCGGCCATAATTTTTCAAATGAAAAGGCCAGAATCCTTTACTTTATAACACCAAAAGCTTGGAGTGAAGCGATTCCTCCTGCGGTGATCCCTTCAGAAAGTGAAACGAAATTTTATAAAGGACCTAATAATCATGAACTGCCCGATATGAAAGGGAAAATTAAAAATACGGCCCGGCAAGGTTGTACGGATGATATTGGTTCCTGGCCCGTAGAGGCAGAAGAGGCGAGAAAAGCAGGCGCTGTATATGCAGTCCGAGAAAATGAAAAGTTAAACAATATACACGGGACAGAACACCCAATGTTACTGCGTTTTATATCAAGCAATAATTATGGACATATGGGTGAAATGATTTTACCAGCAGGCGGATATGGCCCGCGATGTTCTGATCCGGACACGCATAAGGGAGACGGTGCGTTGTACTGCATTGACGGTCCGATAACAATCAATCTTATAGATAGAGAGGAAAGCTTTGTTTTAGAACCTGAGGACACTTTTTTCCTTCCAGCAGGGACAAAGTATCAATTAGTCAATTTTGAGGGACAACCGTCCAAAGTTATTTTTTCGATTACTGAGTTGTAG
- a CDS encoding ABC transporter ATP-binding protein, with translation MSENSFLELKNLYKYFGDVKAVDDISISIKRGELVSFIGPSGCGKTTLLRTIGGFNKQDTGEILLDNQSIGSLPPEKRSTGMVFQNYALFPHMTVYENVAYGLKQMKVPKKEQHNRIREALSQVELGELGDRKPGALSGGQQQRVAIARCLALQPKVLLLDEPLSNLDANLRIALREEIRKIKDKLNLTVIFVTHDQEEALSISDRIAVLNNGRIQQLDKSDNIYNYPSNEFVSTFVGQANFFTGELHERDGEYHLDTGTIPIPIKSFKEKTDNQPNLGEKVTILVRPERIKIKSSSPLKGTITDIIYNGNFTRYFVEMKDYELKIDAFNTRDGKKYQKYETVGIEFPDSPHIIAK, from the coding sequence ATGTCAGAAAACAGCTTTCTTGAATTAAAAAATTTATATAAATATTTTGGCGATGTAAAAGCCGTTGATGATATCTCCATTTCAATCAAGCGCGGAGAACTTGTCTCCTTTATTGGACCAAGCGGCTGCGGAAAAACAACGCTTTTACGTACGATTGGCGGATTTAATAAACAAGATACTGGAGAAATTTTGTTAGATAACCAAAGCATTGGGTCGTTACCGCCAGAAAAACGGTCTACAGGTATGGTGTTTCAGAATTATGCGCTTTTCCCGCATATGACAGTTTATGAAAATGTTGCTTATGGTCTCAAACAAATGAAGGTACCAAAAAAAGAACAGCATAATCGAATCAGAGAAGCATTATCACAAGTGGAGCTAGGAGAACTTGGTGATCGTAAACCAGGAGCATTAAGCGGCGGCCAACAACAGCGGGTAGCCATTGCACGGTGTCTAGCCTTGCAGCCCAAAGTTTTATTATTAGATGAGCCGCTGTCTAATCTCGATGCGAATTTACGGATTGCACTTCGTGAAGAGATACGCAAAATCAAAGATAAGTTGAATTTAACGGTTATTTTTGTGACACATGATCAAGAGGAAGCATTAAGTATTTCCGATCGTATTGCTGTGTTAAATAATGGCAGGATCCAACAATTAGATAAATCTGACAACATTTATAATTATCCTAGTAATGAGTTTGTTTCTACTTTTGTAGGACAAGCAAATTTCTTCACTGGTGAGTTGCATGAAAGAGACGGGGAATATCATTTAGATACAGGTACAATTCCGATTCCGATCAAAAGCTTTAAAGAAAAAACAGATAATCAACCGAATCTGGGTGAGAAAGTAACCATTCTTGTTCGGCCGGAGCGAATTAAAATCAAATCCTCTAGCCCGCTAAAAGGAACCATTACAGACATTATTTATAATGGAAATTTCACCCGCTATTTTGTTGAAATGAAAGATTATGAATTAAAAATAGATGCGTTTAATACACGCGACGGGAAAAAATATCAAAAATACGAGACGGTTGGGATTGAGTTTCCTGATTCGCCGCATATTATTGCTAAATAG
- a CDS encoding ABC transporter permease encodes MAATQPIKNQLHPSPSIWRRFWSEPWFAIATIILAIAILLFIVAPVFAVLLKSFGIGTGTLTLDYYKTFFQAPYYWDALLNSVLSAIITTIIVLFLSINIALYVTRSHSSLAKSYKGIALLPLVAPPFIFSLSLIILFGRNGIVTDYVNQIVGAEFSIYGFWGVVLAQIIGYFPIGYMLVESTFRNMNADLEYAAQDLGASQRKVITGITLPLAKSGIVKAGLLVFVMALADFSNPLIIGGGTHFLASEAYLLVVGQQNLEQAAVLGVFLIIPSLLIFIFQTYFLKDNDTGTISGESNSFNIPLSKSVKTFVMTISSLFIAFILLMFIMVVLGAFVKIIGINNTFTLEHFNNETGWNSLYTSIIVSLISALLAAGIGILQGFLFARKPIPGKKLLEFLTLFGLAVPGTVMGIGYVLIFNGPPFFLTGTVMILVLNMTFRKIGVSLEAAISKMHQIDISMEEASNDLGAGPYKTFWKVVVPLMIPPFTAGFIYAFMTAMVSISSVVFLISPNTNLVAIYILNLAEQAKIGLASAMSFIMIVIVLACLGLLKFVERKTGIRI; translated from the coding sequence GTGGCGGCAACACAGCCAATAAAAAATCAGTTACATCCGTCTCCTTCCATATGGAGGCGGTTCTGGTCTGAACCGTGGTTTGCGATTGCTACGATTATACTTGCTATAGCAATTTTGTTATTTATTGTTGCACCGGTATTTGCTGTGCTATTAAAAAGTTTCGGTATCGGAACGGGTACTTTAACGCTAGATTATTATAAAACATTTTTTCAAGCTCCTTATTATTGGGATGCCTTATTAAATAGTGTACTTTCGGCAATTATTACCACGATTATTGTGTTATTTTTGAGTATTAATATTGCATTATATGTAACACGTTCGCACAGTTCTCTAGCCAAATCGTATAAAGGTATTGCCTTGCTTCCGCTTGTTGCACCTCCTTTCATATTCTCGCTATCACTGATTATCTTATTTGGGAGAAATGGAATCGTGACCGATTACGTTAATCAAATAGTTGGTGCGGAGTTCAGTATTTATGGTTTTTGGGGAGTTGTATTAGCACAGATTATTGGTTACTTTCCGATTGGCTATATGCTGGTAGAAAGTACGTTTCGGAATATGAATGCTGATTTGGAGTATGCTGCCCAGGATCTTGGTGCCAGTCAACGGAAAGTAATCACTGGAATTACATTACCGTTAGCCAAATCTGGCATTGTTAAAGCAGGACTGCTTGTATTTGTAATGGCTTTGGCTGACTTCTCCAATCCACTTATTATCGGTGGTGGAACACACTTTTTAGCATCGGAAGCCTATCTACTTGTCGTAGGACAACAGAATTTAGAGCAAGCCGCTGTATTAGGAGTCTTTTTGATTATCCCCAGTTTATTGATCTTTATTTTTCAAACGTATTTTCTGAAGGATAATGATACAGGTACGATAAGCGGTGAATCCAATTCATTCAACATACCACTTTCCAAATCAGTGAAGACTTTCGTAATGACCATTAGCAGCCTATTTATAGCCTTTATTTTATTAATGTTTATCATGGTTGTGTTAGGTGCTTTTGTTAAAATTATTGGAATTAATAATACTTTCACGTTGGAACATTTTAATAATGAAACAGGTTGGAATTCCTTATATACAAGTATAATTGTTTCATTGATTAGTGCCTTATTAGCGGCTGGAATTGGCATATTACAGGGGTTCCTATTTGCACGAAAGCCGATACCAGGAAAGAAATTACTGGAGTTTTTAACTTTATTTGGTTTGGCAGTACCAGGTACCGTCATGGGAATCGGTTATGTACTTATTTTTAATGGTCCGCCATTCTTCTTGACTGGTACCGTCATGATTCTTGTTTTGAACATGACCTTTCGGAAAATTGGTGTCAGCTTAGAAGCGGCAATTAGCAAAATGCATCAGATTGATATATCCATGGAAGAAGCATCAAATGATCTTGGTGCAGGACCGTATAAAACATTTTGGAAAGTTGTTGTTCCGTTAATGATTCCGCCGTTTACTGCCGGGTTTATCTATGCATTTATGACAGCAATGGTTTCGATAAGTTCCGTTGTCTTTTTAATTTCACCCAACACAAATCTGGTTGCGATTTATATTCTGAATTTGGCGGAACAGGCTAAAATCGGTCTGGCATCGGCTATGTCATTTATTATGATTGTTATTGTTTTAGCATGCCTTGGACTGTTGAAATTTGTTGAAAGAAAGACTGGAATACGCATTTGA